A single region of the Anaerolineales bacterium genome encodes:
- a CDS encoding N-acetylmuramoyl-L-alanine amidase produces the protein MPSMTCAQVRNVWQHFTGSGLESELNYPLTENKSNLPVTEQPTPSPELTNIPEVIPERHIAPEFPEGAPSPAEQPPKRGKARPAIEQPTFMERTRAAPAGKARREEKRPPKGEPPVQHTGAIRQLVRGRKASAGRVKAPVTPTAPKVGNFPLVTAVSALRSFVVAFAAAVIIATIFMWWTSPDFLPTQARRELAPIQATAQRVVSQPTALPTPQWFNRIGIVAGHSGPNRLGNPDPGAVCADGFNELTVTTGTAERLAAMLRGKGFTVDILGEFDTRRMGYEAAAYISLHADSCGDFGYGGFKSTYPGSRQTSREADERLNECVRQNYAAVTGLEFQPGNITANMLEYHHWKEIAPTTPAIILELGFLSYDRSLLQNQQDKVALGIMNGLICFLTPIS, from the coding sequence TTGCCCTCTATGACATGCGCCCAAGTGCGGAACGTGTGGCAGCATTTTACCGGGAGTGGCTTGGAAAGTGAGTTAAACTACCCGCTAACCGAGAACAAGAGCAACCTACCTGTGACTGAGCAGCCCACCCCTTCCCCCGAACTGACGAACATTCCAGAGGTGATTCCAGAGCGGCATATCGCCCCGGAGTTTCCCGAAGGGGCACCCTCGCCAGCGGAACAACCCCCAAAGAGGGGCAAAGCCCGCCCCGCCATCGAACAACCTACCTTTATGGAGCGGACGAGAGCCGCCCCCGCGGGCAAGGCACGGCGCGAGGAAAAACGCCCACCAAAGGGCGAACCTCCCGTTCAGCACACAGGGGCGATCCGCCAGTTGGTGCGCGGACGCAAAGCATCTGCCGGACGGGTGAAAGCGCCGGTGACGCCCACCGCCCCAAAGGTGGGAAACTTCCCCCTTGTCACCGCCGTGAGCGCTTTGCGTTCGTTTGTCGTCGCCTTCGCCGCGGCGGTCATTATCGCCACGATTTTCATGTGGTGGACATCGCCAGACTTTCTGCCCACGCAAGCACGGCGCGAACTTGCCCCCATCCAAGCCACAGCACAGCGTGTTGTTAGCCAGCCGACGGCACTTCCTACACCGCAGTGGTTCAACCGCATTGGCATCGTCGCCGGACACAGTGGCCCAAACCGTTTGGGCAACCCTGACCCCGGCGCCGTTTGCGCCGATGGCTTCAACGAACTGACCGTGACGACAGGCACTGCCGAACGCTTGGCGGCAATGCTGCGCGGCAAGGGCTTTACGGTGGATATTTTAGGCGAGTTTGATACCCGCCGAATGGGGTATGAAGCCGCCGCTTATATCTCGCTGCACGCCGATTCCTGTGGCGATTTTGGCTACGGCGGGTTCAAATCAACCTATCCGGGCAGCCGCCAGACCAGCCGCGAGGCAGACGAACGCTTGAATGAATGTGTCCGCCAAAACTATGCTGCCGTCACCGGCTTAGAGTTCCAGCCCGGAAATATCACCGCGAACATGTTGGAATACCATCATTGGAAAGAGATCGCCCCTACAACGCCAGCGATCATCCTCGAATTAGGGTTTCTGAGCTATGATCGAAGTCTGCTGCAAAACCAACAAGACAAGGTGGCATTGGGGATTATGAATGGCTTGATTTGCTTTCTGACACCCATTAGTTAG